The Gossypium arboreum isolate Shixiya-1 chromosome 4, ASM2569848v2, whole genome shotgun sequence DNA segment ggacagcagcagcaacgtgactttggaaaatcaccataaattgtgggagatgagttagaagctgcataaattatgtaattaaagcttattgagtctagtttcaaatgaaataaacaagaaactatttttaattctgtacaacaagaaatttgattcgtaatgaagagtggtcagattagtcaaacagtgaaacatgggaaactttgagaaatatctggtattgattggctaaaccaaaaattctgaaaagtttatggatagaagatatacgagtctattttcagggaaaattaatggcacttgatttggagtttcgtagctccagttataaatgatttagtgactattgctcaggaagacagcttgcagtgaaattatgattatgtggtaaacatcgACAAAAatatgttaatgagttgcttattgatttcttataagcttactcgatccgtaggtgtggttggcgaatattgtaaggggttaatacgtagttcgtatttgaatagttagattaacgtgttagtaatccaattgtaggcggttcgtgtggatctcgtcaagatatcggaaacagtgtgtaactaacaccctctttcttagtccggatcggcaaaagtcgaaaagtcgaaattcaaaaccggtattttgtagatttgcgagtgtgcgaatgctcgtgaggtaaatcgattaatgtttttggtaagctgcaaaatttggaccaaagtgcatgatttcgtgcctcgatatttttgggcttaatgggctaaaattgaatgatgggccaacggcccaattcggtaagaaccctcgacgtgattctcgttagtacgtgaaaagtaggaatatgcatgaaaaaccttaaaatagataaattctgaaatacctttaaaagtggaaaatttacaattttacccctagtagataaattaccaaatacccctagggttaaattgacctaaatgcatgtttgatgttgttatttatcgcatgccatgttgttattatttgatgcatgggattgggatattgacggaggaagtcttgaaagtggcttgtccacgcatcggaggctttgcctaAATTTATCGTTAACCGAGTAGCAAGGTCGCAattgtggagtgttgggtgggtgggttgagctattccccacatggagtgtagaatggtacggtggagtgtagtggttggtgggttgagtagtctcctcaaatgggcttgcatatgttattgatgttgcatgtattttgaaatgggcctatgggccatcgttatctgaataagggctaaggccaatttattgtaatcaaaagggctcgtccaagacccattattactgaatgggcttaggcccaataggcttgagtgacttgggctttgaatgggtttgtcttacacactgagtttccccaaacttaccccttttattttcattcacgcaggaaatccccaaccatagtgagcttggagctgtgagggaattcggagtggccacccattctgaaagtttggttttctactggtgaactggacatcctattatttacgttgaggtttgggtttttaaatgtaataaggccgcttaattatttttgatggttttaatatgtattactaagataggtattacttattttaactgttgaaattggataacttttgagcgcgttttcaaaaaaaaaaaacaacaattaatttcaaaataacacgacaacaagcaaagcttccgtaatgaaagtattttccaaaattaatcacttttcctaaaaatgacttaatcaaatcggtttcctagaaatatacatgatgttaaggtgtgacaatggcagtgtgcatgtctaggattggatccgaagggagcttggtacttaagtagtcaaatagactcacctcctcttttctggttttctacctggtgcacagcttccattcactttaacctataatgaaattatcttttaaaacactaagtaggtttttctggatcaacaatataaaatgttttgaacgcttcgatgtggcatgtcggatccggccataacgtctgggccgggtttggggtgctacatttggGCTGACATTACTCGTTGTCTGTTAAGGCTATCGCTTCACTGACATGGGTCTTCTCGTTCAGCTAATACTTTTCGATAGAGAACTCGTAGAAACAATCCTATTTTTTCAACTGGTTTACCCCACTATAACTTCAAGGTCCAGTCCACTGTACTTTTGGCTTGCACCATCTTCAAACTCTCCCACTGCCACTCAGGGGAATATAATCTGATTCCTCTTCAAACACCCCCTCGTAATTCAAGGGTATAAGATCTGAATCTTCCTCCATTTAATTTGATCTGTCACACCATTTCTTGGGTGTCATGATCAAGTGTGTATGCCTGATATTTGCATAGATGCTGAATATCATTTTTCTCTCGAGAATAAGCCCCTTTTCAAACTTGGGTTGACATTGCTCGTTATTCGTTAGGTACCTCTGACAAAAAAAATCCCGATAAATGTACTAACTTAGACCTCTTTTTTCAACATTTCCCGCACTTAGGCTTGGGGAGTTCTGAACAATAGTCCTATTTTCGGTTCTTGTAACATTAGAAGCTTCCCCAGTAATATAAAAAACCTCCTTTGTGAGAGTATTATTAGTCTATTAATCGTCATTTCAATGCAAAAAATgctcgaaagaaaaaaaataataggCTAACAGAAAAATTGTTTAGGAACATAGCTCAAAAAACGTTAATCCTATATGGCAAATATcataagaagaaaatttattgaGACCATATCTCAGGAAAAATAgagttaaaaataaatacaacGTGGGTAAGATATGAAACTAGGTGGCCTAGATATCACAGTCTGAGCTACTCTGAACGAACACCTTGAGGCCTATTTTGAACTCAGCATGTGTCTAGGAGATCTAGGGTACTTTGtcaatgccccaagatgtagcataccTCTTCTCTGTCAATTCAGGCATAGCAAAAATACCATCTGCCTTTAcgtttgatcaaaatttgaattgcccttttcgggttttcaattcaaaaccccattggtcacaaggtgccctttgcgggttttcaccttggcctctcccttttttttttaagcaaAGTACTTCTTAACTGAATCTACATTGACTGGGTTAGGTAAGTTTCCGCCATCCATCTCAGCTAATATCAACGCTCCTCCAGAAAAGGCCTTTTTTACCATATACGGTCCctcccagtttggcatccatttccctctaaAATCCTTTGTATAGGAAAAATCTTTTTTAACACCAAGTCCCCCTCATGGAACACTCTAGGGCGAACCTTCTtattgtaagctcgcatcattcgatTTTGATACACTTGTCCATGATGTatggcttttagcctcttttcctcgatcaaattcaactgatcgtatctGGATTGgacccattctgcttcatccaatttTAATTCTGACAACACTTGGAGGGAGGGGATTTCAACTTCAATAGGCaaaactgcctccattccataaaccaatgaaaaaggcgttgccccagtagaagttctgacagatgtACGATAAGCAAAAAGagcaaatggtaatttttcatGCCAATCCCGATAAGTCTCAACcattttccccacaatcttctttatatttttattagccACCTCAACTGCACCATTCATCTTCGGACGATATGGCGATGAGTAATTCTGAACTGACTGCAGACCCCTGCTATCATGCTATTATTCAAATTCAACGcgttgtctgatatgatcctttttGGCATGCCATATCGATATATAATCTCCTTCTTTAAGAACCCGCTGACTGCTGACTTCGTGACATTGGCGtatgaagcagcctctacccatttggtgaaataatcaatgaccacaaaaatgaaccgaTGACCGTTAGAGGCTTTTGGCGAGattggtccaatgacatccatgccccacattgaaaaaggccatggggaagtcataacatgaagaggGGAAGGAGGCACATGGATTTTATCcccataaatttggcacttatggcaCTTCTTGGCATAACCGATGCAATCTCCCTCCATCGTAGACCAGTAGTACCCAAATCTCATGATCTGCCTAGCCATTGTAAACCCATTGGCATGCGTTCCACAAACACCTTCATGGACTTCTACCAGGATTTTCTTCGCTTCCACAGCATCAATGTACCTTAACAGTATCTGATCTTCCTTTTTTTATACAGGATCTCTCCATCTAAGATATAGTCATTAGCGAGCTTTTCAACATTCTCTTATCATTTTCAGTGGCTTGATCGGGGTATTCACAATTCTTCATATATCTTAGAATGTCATGATACCAAGGATGGTTATCTCTCTCCTCTTATTCGTCTATATTGCAGCAATGAGCTGGAGCATcacaaatactcatctgaattGACTTCATATCATCTTGTttatttattctgatcataaaagctaaTGTAGCCAGGGCATCGGCCATCTGATTCTCATCACGTGAGAGATAAAAGAAAGTGACGTCATCAAACTGCTCAATTAATTCCAAAACTAACTTTCGATAACTGATCAATTTGGGATCTCTCGTCTCCCATTCCCCTTTGAGCTGATAGATCACCAATGCAGAGTCTCCATATACCTCTAGCACCTTGATTTTACGATCTATGGCTGCATgaattcccatgatacatgcctcgtactctgccatattatttgtgcagtcaaaatccaacttgcatgtaaacggataatgatctccattcgGGGATATCagaactgccccaattccattaccAATGACATTTGATGCTCCATCAAAATTCAATTTCCAAGAAGAATTTTCGGATGTGTCTTCCTCGGTAGTTGCCACATACATTAAATCTTCATTGTGAAAATCAAGGTTCAGAGGCTCATAATCTTTTAGggctctactggccagaaaatctgctatgGCACTTCCTTTAATGGCCTTCTGGTTCACGTAGACTATGTCAAACTcagaaagcagaatttgccatcgggccatccttccacTCAACCCagttgattccatcatgtacctTAAAAGATCTAGCTTCGAAATTAACCAcgtcgtatggtacaacatgtactgcCTTAATCTCCAAGTGGTCCAAACCAAAGCGCAACATAATTTTTCAATTGACGAGTATCTCAtttcacactcagtgaattttttactgaggtaatatatcgcctttTCCTTCCTTCCGATCTcatcatgttggccaagcacacatcctatTGAACTGTAAAATACTGTTAAATATAATATCAGTGGCCTATTAGGACTAGGCGACGTCAGCACTGGAGGGTTGGACAAATAATGTTTAACTTTTTCGAAAGCTTTTTGGCACTCATCATCCCATATACCtggattgtgtttcttaaggagacgaaatatggggtcacatttctttgttagttgtgaaatgaaccgagcaatgtagtTTAATCTTTCTAGGAAACcacgaacttctttttgagtacggGGTGGAGGCAGTTCCTGTATAGCTCTGACTTTGTCCGGGTCAACTAtaattcctttttcactgacaaCGAAACCCAGTAATTTTCCTGACCTGGCTCCAAAAGTACATTTCGTCGGATTGagtttaagttgaaattttctcaaccttagAAATAACCTCTTTAAGACCTGTAAGTGCTCATTTTCTATTCGAGACTTTGCGATCATGTCGTCAACGTAAACCTCAATctttttatgcatcatgtcatgaaagaGGGTTACCATAGCCCTTTGATACGTTGCTCCTGCGTTCttcaaaccgaatggcatcaccttataacaAAACATTCCCCACAGGGTTATGAACGTAGTcttttccatgtcttcaggatgcatcttaatctgattataccccgagaatccatccataaaAGAAAATAGTGAGTCGCCTACCGTATTATCTACTAGGGTATCAATGTGAGGCAAGGGGAAGTTATCCTTTGGACTAGCTTTGTTTAGATCTCTGTAATCCACACACATCTgcacttttccatcttttttagggatggggacaatattagctacccattctGGGTAATTAACCGCTCGtaagaagccagcatcaaattgcttcttgacctcttcCCTTATTTTCACTGCCACATCGGGTCTCATCCTTCGGAGCTTCTGCTGTACGGGCTTACACTCCTCCTTTGTAGGGACACGGTGTACTGCAATATCGGGGTTTAAAcctggcatatcttgatacgtctacgcgaagacatctttgaactCTCGCAATAATTCGATAAGGTCCTGTCTTGTTTTCTTTTTGATGCAAGTGCCAATTTTCACCTTCTTTCCTTCTTCCAAGGCCACGCTCCTAATTGTCTCCTGGTAAGGCAGAATTTGTTTCTTTTCCCGCTCTACCATCCTCAATAAGTCTAGAGATAAACTATAATCctcgtcatcttcaaaatcctgagatccCTCTAAGCACAAACCTTGCTCTAAAAGAGATTCAGGGTCTATATCAGTACTActcgtgtcattgatatctagggacctgttgCAAATATGAAAGAATATCCAAAAATGAATCTAAGAATAGCTTATTTGTAACATGATAATGAATGAAAAATAGAACAAGATATTTGCTCAAAGAGTGATGAAAATGCATTTCTCTATTGAAATAACGATGTTtaaacatgagcctatttcagaAAGATTCTTATTGCTCTAGGCTGAAACAATAAGTATGTTCTGAACATTACTTTGAATTTGCTCTAAAAATTACAGGAAtctcttctgcagtccaattgttcagcaCACTTCCAGGCACGTAAGGCCGAATACCCAATAAGTTTCCTTCTTCCACTTCTTCTCCAAGTATAGCATTAATGCTCAGGCTATCGAACATGTCTTCAAAACATTCTTCCCTTGTCATCCCGCTCTCCAGATAAATTATTCCTCCTGACACAAAAGTTTCGGATATGTGGGGAAAGCTCATCGGCTCCCATTTGATTTCTGCCCCACTTAAACGTGCTCTTTGTCTCTCTTGTCTCTTCTCTGCTTCCTTCTTTTTTTGTTTTGCATCCGGCTTATATCCCAAGCCAAAGTAATCCTACTTATCAGTCAAGACTAGTACCTCGACCCGTCCATGTAGATACTTTCCGAGTCCTCTTCCAGGCAATGCTCCACTTCCAACCATCAGTTGTAAACCCATTTTCGTAGCACTGGACACTTTGGGTATCAAGATCTTACTTCCCTCTATAATAAAAGTGGCATTCACAAACTCCAACAAACGAAAAGAACACTCCAACGCCTCATCATCCTTCTCAATGTATGGTGCATCACTGGTAACAGATGCAATAATATCCTCTTCTGCGTTTATTGTTATCAATCGACCCTCCATTatcaatttcaacttttgatgcaaTAATGACGGTAGTGCCCCTGTCGCATAAATCCAAGGCCTCCCTAACAGGCAATTATAGGAGGGTTTAATGTCCATTACTAGGAAATCTACCTCATATATATTCGGACCAATTAAAAGAGGTACTTCAATCCTTCCCATCACCTTTCTTTCAGTCCCGTCAAATGCTCTCACCATGTTCTGACACGTCTTCATGTGAGAGTTGTCTATTGGTAGCCTATTCAATGTAGATAAGGGTAAAACATTCAGTGCTGACCCATTATCAATTAGAACCCCCGGCACAGTATACCCCTTACAACGGGTAGTGATGTGTAAGGCCTTAGTAGATCCCCTACCCCCCGATGGTATTTCATCGTCGCTGAATGAGATGAAATTGTCTGCGCTTATGTTATTGATAAGGCGATCTAGATTGTTTACTGTGATGTCATTCGCAACATAGGTCTCATTTAACACCTTCATTAACGCATTATGGTGTATCTCCGAGCTTAAAAGCAAGGTCAGTACCGAGATGCGAGCTGGCTGTTTGTTTAGCTGCTCCACGACACTATATTCACTGTGTTTTAGGAATTTCAAAAATTCTTTTGCCTCATTCTCAGCTATTGGCTCCTGAACAAGTAGCTCCTCCCCTTGCTTTAATAAAGATTTCCCTCTTACTCAATTGGCTTTAGTATGGAAACCTACATCCTGGGCTTCCCCTTGCGTGTTGACCTGGTTCTTCCCTTCTGGGATTGTCACATTACAATTATAGCTCCAAGGTACCCTCTTgctatccttataagggaaagcagCGGGTTTCTGTATCACTATTCTTGGTGCCTTAATCTTTGGTTGTGAAATAATTACTCTTGGCCGATTAATCTCACAGTCTTTTCCTAACAACCCTCCTTCCGAGGTGCATACATCTCTCTCTTCTACATATTCAAAGAATTCTAGCTCTTTGTTGTCCATTAGTTCCTGTATTAGGGCCCTAAATTCATCACATTCCTGGATCTCATGATCCTCCTCATCATGGAATTCACAATAGTTCCCTATTTTCTGGGGTCTATTTCCCAAACTCTGCGTGATTAACCCTCTCTTCATTATTTCCTTCCAAACCTCTCTCAATGATGTTCTTACTTCAACCATAGTCATTCTAGCTCTCTTCCCGGCATTCTCAATTACTGCATTTACCCCCTTGTCGGCATGATTGGGTAACGGATTTTGCCCGCCAAATGACTCATCGAATTTTATGATGCCCATTTCAAGGAGCTTTTCCACTAACATCTTAAATGCGGTGCAATTTTCTATAGCATGTCCTGTGATtcccgcatggtattcacattggaCATTTTCATTGTACCACTTGGGATACGGAGGTTGCATGAGTTTCAGGTAAACCGGGGATACAACATGTGCATTAAATAAAGTTTGATATAACTCTTTATATGTTACTAGAATAGACGTAAATTGGAGTTTCTCCGTATTCCGCTTTGTATCAGACTCTTGCTTTGATGAGGCTTGCTGACTCGCGTTTACTATTCTCGGTTGATTCACAGTGATCGGTTTTGCACAACTCCTACTTACATTGTTTACTTCATTTTCTCTCTTTCGTGGGACCGACTTCTTGGTGCTCTCCCCAGCTTCTATCTTCTGCACCTTattgcattttctatcatctcaCTGGATATTACTATATCCAAAAAGCTCTTGGTTGCGCCTCCTAGCAAGTGATTGATGAAAGGTGATTTCAGGGTATTGATAAACAACATGGTCGTTTCCTTCTCAAGCAGTGGCAGTTGAACCTGCGTAGCGatttctctccatctttgggcatattgcctaaaactttcgttcggcttcttttccatactttgtaaagtgattctatcaggcACTATATCCGTCACGTGGCCATATTGCTTCATAAAAGCCTGTACCAAGTCTTTCCATGAACTAATTTGGCCCCGATTCAACTAGTTATACCATTTCGCCGCTGCCCTAGTCAGGCTATCTTGGAAGCAGTGGATTAGTAACTGATCATTATGGATATATCCTGTCATCCTTCAACAAAACATTATGATGTGAGCCTCAGGACAACTGGTCCCGTTGTATTTTTCAAACTCCGGCATCTTGAACTTTGGAGGAAGTACTAGGTCTGAGACCAAGCTCAGATCCTTAGCATCAATCCCACCGTGATAATTAACATTCTCTAACGCTTTGAACTTATCCTCAAGCCACTTGCAATGATCCTCTAGCTGCTTTGGGATCTCCATTCTCGCCTTTTCCACTTCTACTGCTTCATCGAAATCGGGGACCCTAGGATTCGCCAAATTATCCTTGGGGTTAGAGATTGAGCCTATTGGGAAATTCATCGGGACTGAAGTACCAGTTTGACACGGAGATTTAATGTTAATAGATACCCTAGGTTGTGGCGTTTGAATGCCCGCCGGGGTAAAGCCTGGGGGAACAGAAGGATCCTCATCATTGTTTTCGGTACCAATCATAGGACTCTTTCCTTTATTCGAAGCTCCAGCCAACATTTGTTCAAATTGGTTTATCATGTTTTCCTGGGATTCTAACATCTGATCTCTCATGTCTTGTTGTATTTTGGCTAACTGCTCCTGCATCTGTAAATGCAGTTGCTCTTGCATTTCATTCTGTATCTGTTCCAATTTCTCTAATCTTTGGTCCATGGCTCTCGTTTTCCTTCGCGTATTATAGTGGTGCTTAATCGGTGAACTTTCGCGAGTTTCCAGATTAACTTCAAAAAAATATTCTCAATTAGAGATCTTTTTATGAAATCTAATGCATATGATATGATGTAAATGCAAATACATGAgatgaatgcaaaaagaagaCGTCAATTCTGATCCAattccatttagaaaactttacttCAAAAAACAAAATCccttacataaaacggattacatatatGGCTTAGCCCTAATGCTCAAAGTCTTTATTTTCCTAAGAAGGGAGGCTAACTCTTGCCCTCGTTCTGACACTAACTCATATTTGGCACTCAGCACATCTGCCTGAACTACCAGAGTCTGTAAGTAATCAGCCACTTCTCATATTTGGATTATAGCTTCGCCCATGAGGTAATCTCTATCCTGGTCCTGATCTTGAGATCGATGAAGTTGCTCGCTTAACTGACCGTTATTTGCTTCCAGTCGTTCAATTCGAAGCTCACAATTCTGAAGTGTAGACTCCAGTTCTTCTACTTTTCCTTTCAAATCCTTGATCCTACTTAAGCTGGCCTTTAATTCAATCACCGAGTTTCGACTCCGATGCTGGTGTAGTGCCTTCTCTAACTCAGCTACCCGGGCCCTTAACATCTCCTTTTCATTTTGACTATCATCCAAGCTTTTCTCTAACCCAACCTCTCGTGCCTTAGTATCATGGAACTTCTTCTTCCACTAATCAGTTTTAGCCTTTTCTTCTTGGATCTCTTGCCTCCACTGTTCAAACTTTTTACCTAAACCAGTATTCTTCACTGATGCACGATATCTCTTGTAATATTCCTTCAAGCTAGCAAGGTCctcttcaacttttctctttcCTTTTTTCAAATTCTCGGCCTCTGACTTTTGAACATCCACATCCAGCTTCAAGTACACCTTTTCCACTTCCAActgttctattttcttttctaactccaaACTTTTCTTTTCAAAGTCTTGCTTTATAATTTCCAAATCGGAGGGGACCACTCGTAGATATTCCTCTATCGGTCGAGCATCTTGTAGATTTGGCCTCAGAATGTTATCATTAACCCTTCTTCTTTCCCATTCGTTATACCCAAGGGTCACCATCGGGTTTACAGCAACTCCTTCCATCCGGTAGGTTCGGTTCCAGGGGTTACAAATCTCTCtaacctttttcttgtaattatcCCCTTTATAACAAAACTCGCTTTGAGCCAGCCCCTGTGTTGCAGGTATGAATTGCCTTGACCTGTATTGCCTTGATACGAGGAAAGGGGCATAACCAATACCTCCCCAAATCCCTAACAAAGGAACCCAATCACAATCTCCACACCTGAAAAGAATCTCACCGGGAACCATCCAAGGGGCTCTCCACTCGATATCATCCTTTTGAAGATTTTGCAGTATCGCCATCCATCTCTCCTCTGATATATCGTCCTTCCTCGACGTAGCCGCA contains these protein-coding regions:
- the LOC128291601 gene encoding uncharacterized protein LOC128291601, coding for MKRRVDVFALSVYGLVVFPKALRHIDEAVTNLFDQLGKGITPVPAILAETFRSLNACRRAGEGKFVGCAQLLLVWFNSHFWKTEKVFYQPFLQNFSPLKEIAATSRKDDISEERWMAILQNLQKDDIEWRAPWMVPGEILFRCGDCDWVPLLGIWGGIGYAPFLVSRQYRSRQFIPATQGLAQSEFCYKGDNYKKKVREICNPWNRTYRMEGVAVNPMVTLGYNEWERRRVNDNILRPNLQDARPIEEYLRVVPSDLEIIKQDFEKKSLELEKKIEQLEVEKVYLKLDVDVQKSEAENLKKGKRKVEEDLASLKEYYKRYRASVKNTGLGKKFEQWRQEIQEEKAKTD
- the LOC108459067 gene encoding uncharacterized protein LOC108459067 codes for the protein MDQRLEKLEQIQNEMQEQLHLQMQEQLAKIQQDMRDQMLESQENMINQFEQMLAGASNKGKSPMIGTENNDEDPSVPPGFTPAGIQTPQPRVSINIKSPCQTGTSVPMNFPIGSISNPKDNLANPRVPDFDEAVEVEKARMEIPKQLEDHCKWLEDKFKALENVNYHGGIDAKDLSLVSDLVLPPKFKMPEFEKYNGTSCPEVQKIEAGESTKKSVPRKRENEVNNVSRSCAKPITVNQPRIVNASQQASSKQESDTKRNTEKLQFTSILVTYKELYQTLFNAHVVSPVYLKLMQPPYPKWYNENVQCEYHAGITGHAIENCTAFKMLVEKLLEMGIIKFDESFGGQNPLPNHADKGVNAVIENAGKRARMTMVEVRTSLREVWKEIMKRGLITQSLGNRPQKIGNYCEFHDEEDHEIQECDEFRALIQELMDNKELEFFEYVEERDVCTSEGGLLGKDCEINRPRVIISQPKIKAPRIVIQKPAAFPYKDSKRVPWSYNCNVTIPEGKNQVNTQGEAQDQGEELLVQEPIAENEAKEFLKFLKHSEYSVVEQLNKQPARISVLTLLLSSEIHHNALMKVLNETYVANDITVNNLDRLINNISADNFISFSDDEIPSGGRGSTKALHITTRCKGYTVPGVLIDNGSALNVLPLSTLNRLPIDNSHMKTCQNMVRAFDGTERKVMGRIEVPLLIGPNIYEVDFLVMDIKPSYNCLLGRPWIYATGALPSLLHQKLKLIMEGRLITINAEEDIIASVTSDAPYIEKDDEALECSFRLLEFVNATFIIEGSKILIPKVSSATKMGLQLMVGSGALPGRGLGKYLHGRVEPDAKQKKKEAEKRQERQRARLSGAEIKWEPMSFPHISETFVSGGIIYLESGMTREECFEDMFDSLSINAILGEEVEEGNLLGIRPYVPGSVLNNWTAEEIPVIFRANSKSLDINDTSSTDIDPESLLEQGLCLEGSQDFEDDEDYSLSLDLLRMVEREKKQILPYQETIRSVALEEGKKVKIGTCIKKKTRQDLIELLREFKDVFA